One stretch of Bacteroidales bacterium DNA includes these proteins:
- a CDS encoding RNA-binding S4 domain-containing protein — protein sequence MAENKSVRIDKFLWSVRIFKTRSIASDECRKGRVSINNIQVKPSRFIAKDEIITVKKPPVVFTYRVIEPIENRVGAKLVNQFAEDITPAEEKAKLDIKQSIAIGYRDKGTGRPTKKERRLIDKLNDGFNDN from the coding sequence ATGGCAGAAAATAAATCTGTTAGAATTGATAAGTTTCTTTGGTCTGTAAGAATATTCAAGACCAGGAGTATTGCTTCCGATGAATGCAGAAAAGGAAGGGTTTCAATCAACAATATCCAGGTGAAACCTTCTAGATTTATTGCAAAAGACGAAATAATAACGGTTAAAAAACCTCCTGTTGTTTTTACATACAGAGTAATTGAACCTATCGAAAACCGTGTCGGAGCAAAACTTGTGAATCAGTTTGCTGAGGATATTACACCTGCAGAGGAAAAAGCAAAACTCGATATCAAACAATCCATAGCAATTGGATACCGCGATAAGGGAACCGGACGTCCGACAAAAAAAGAGAGACGGCTTATTGATAAGTTGAACGACGGCTTTAACGACAATTAA
- a CDS encoding PD40 domain-containing protein, producing the protein MRKYIFLLLIGFSVISCKKEDNGESDNTYFWSPAIKIEKGDKEVKLYLSDPRPYTEYLIPPSDPDYFEIYYSDDLSSFSLFKKVDITTTSVSINNLVNNEPYYIYVTSNKKNFEPGFSDTLMTIPSAYTEPVVLSPDVNFTLNRVDLSPDKDYFSFVSYNCPVQNTSTDNLYYKSITTGSIGVIEEDVYNSDWSPVSNTVTYLSNIRVGNWIYPDELKTFDLATKTGNVLLKIDYDKYYVSSPVFSNNGNLISYLSSENSSSKYNYDLWTIDPATKVRTKISNFEAIGLTISGTYTWSSNGEYIYLSGYFNSGNSRNAIYKFNVSNRELSRVLSSDWSDSSPSVSPDNTKIAFISSRTGDGEIWLFNFVSGKYSQITGNSAYNFDSRYSNVQWIGNNEILITAYKDSTSKALRIHIE; encoded by the coding sequence ATGAGAAAATATATTTTCCTGTTGTTAATTGGCTTTTCAGTCATTTCGTGCAAAAAAGAGGATAACGGAGAATCCGATAATACATATTTCTGGAGTCCTGCAATTAAGATTGAAAAGGGAGATAAAGAAGTAAAATTGTATTTATCTGATCCACGACCATATACCGAGTATTTAATACCGCCTTCAGATCCGGACTATTTTGAGATCTATTATTCTGATGACTTGTCCTCTTTTTCTTTATTTAAGAAAGTGGATATAACCACTACTTCGGTTAGCATAAATAACCTTGTTAATAATGAACCCTATTATATATATGTTACCAGTAATAAGAAAAATTTCGAACCTGGTTTTTCTGATACTCTGATGACAATTCCCTCAGCATATACAGAGCCGGTGGTATTATCACCGGACGTAAATTTCACTCTTAATAGGGTAGATCTTTCTCCTGATAAAGATTATTTTTCGTTTGTAAGTTATAATTGTCCGGTTCAGAATACCAGCACAGACAATCTTTATTATAAATCGATAACCACAGGCTCGATCGGTGTAATAGAAGAGGATGTTTACAATTCAGACTGGTCGCCAGTTTCAAATACTGTAACATATTTAAGCAATATACGAGTTGGAAACTGGATCTATCCCGATGAGCTTAAAACATTCGATTTAGCGACAAAGACGGGAAATGTTTTATTGAAGATTGACTATGATAAATACTATGTTTCATCTCCGGTATTTTCGAATAATGGTAATCTAATTAGCTATTTATCAAGTGAAAACAGTTCCTCAAAATACAATTATGATCTCTGGACAATTGACCCTGCAACAAAGGTTAGGACTAAGATTTCAAACTTCGAAGCAATTGGATTAACAATAAGCGGAACATATACCTGGTCTTCAAATGGGGAATACATATATTTAAGCGGCTATTTTAACAGCGGAAACAGCCGTAATGCGATTTACAAATTCAATGTTTCAAACAGAGAACTATCCCGTGTATTATCATCTGACTGGAGTGATAGTTCACCGTCGGTTTCACCCGACAATACCAAAATTGCGTTTATTTCATCAAGGACAGGAGATGGTGAGATCTGGTTATTTAACTTCGTTTCAGGAAAATATAGTCAGATAACAGGTAATTCCGCATACAACTTCGACTCACGTTATTCTAATGTTCAGTGGATAGGCAACAATGAAATACTTATAACAGCCTATAAGGACAGTACATCGAAAGCATTAAGAATTCATATAGAATAG
- a CDS encoding VOC family protein, with protein sequence MKGYVISGIQQMGIGVMNLAEAWKWYIDQFGMDIRVFEEEAVANLMLPYTGGEPRKRHAVLALNLQSGGGFEIWQYKGRDPLKIKEQIMIGDLGIIACKMKVRSVQDTLNKYHADGIVVPKQTTEDPAGKMSFFMKDPYGNIFQLVEATDWFSNENKNTGGSYGAVIGVSDIEKSRIVYSDILGYDEVVYDKTGIFPDLADLPGGTGEFRRVLLRRSVPFAGPFSKMLGQSVIELISTTGKPGKKIYEGRFWGDPGFIHLCYDMRGMDELKSFCESKGFPFTVDSKKSHDGNSFDMGEAAGHFSYISDPDGTLIEFVETHKMPVLKKLGIFLDLRKRDPHKSLPDWMLKTLRFSRVKS encoded by the coding sequence ATGAAGGGGTATGTTATCAGTGGGATCCAGCAGATGGGAATCGGAGTGATGAATCTGGCAGAGGCCTGGAAATGGTATATCGATCAGTTTGGAATGGATATCAGGGTGTTTGAAGAGGAGGCGGTTGCTAACCTGATGCTGCCTTATACAGGTGGAGAGCCGAGAAAAAGGCATGCAGTGCTGGCATTGAACCTTCAGAGCGGAGGAGGATTTGAGATATGGCAATACAAAGGAAGAGATCCTCTTAAGATCAAGGAGCAGATCATGATCGGTGACCTTGGTATTATAGCCTGCAAGATGAAAGTAAGAAGTGTACAGGATACACTTAATAAATATCACGCTGATGGCATTGTTGTTCCTAAACAGACTACTGAGGATCCTGCAGGCAAAATGTCTTTCTTCATGAAAGATCCATACGGAAACATTTTTCAGCTTGTTGAAGCAACTGACTGGTTCAGCAATGAAAACAAAAATACAGGCGGATCCTATGGCGCTGTAATCGGCGTTTCCGATATTGAGAAATCAAGAATAGTATATTCTGACATTCTTGGTTATGATGAAGTAGTTTATGATAAGACCGGCATTTTTCCTGATCTTGCTGATCTTCCTGGTGGAACAGGTGAGTTCCGCCGTGTACTCCTGAGGCGATCTGTACCATTTGCCGGACCCTTCAGCAAAATGCTCGGACAGAGTGTTATTGAACTTATAAGCACAACAGGGAAACCGGGTAAAAAGATTTATGAAGGCAGATTCTGGGGCGATCCGGGTTTCATTCATCTCTGCTATGATATGCGTGGAATGGATGAACTGAAATCATTCTGTGAGAGTAAGGGATTTCCTTTTACTGTAGACAGCAAGAAAAGCCACGACGGGAACAGCTTTGATATGGGAGAAGCAGCGGGTCACTTCTCATACATCTCAGACCCTGATGGTACTCTGATTGAGTTTGTTGAGACTCACAAGATGCCTGTCCTTAAAAAACTTGGAATATTCCTTGATCTGAGAAAAAGGGATCCTCACAAATCTCTTCCCGACTGGATGCTTAAGACGCTGAGGTTCTCGAGAGTGAAGAGCTAA
- a CDS encoding SDR family NAD(P)-dependent oxidoreductase, whose translation MGNKIIFKDKVAWITGASSGIGESLVYAFINRGAFVVASSNDLPGLERVKAACGDRSAMIICVPFDLSETSGINEIADRVISETGRIDFLLNIGGISQRARIEETPIWLDRKIFEINYFGTIALTKAVLPYMINQKSGHVLATSSISGRFGFPLRSAYSASKQALHGFFETLYLENKQNNIRSSVIIPGRVRTSISFHALTSDGKEHGKMDDGLAKGLLPDKAAKIIIKGILRNKREILVGQGEMLMLHIRRYLPWLFFRIADKVKST comes from the coding sequence ATGGGGAATAAAATAATATTTAAAGACAAGGTAGCGTGGATAACTGGTGCCTCTTCAGGAATTGGAGAATCGCTGGTTTATGCCTTTATAAACAGGGGGGCCTTTGTAGTGGCTTCCTCAAACGATCTTCCGGGATTGGAGAGAGTTAAAGCAGCCTGCGGTGACAGATCAGCTATGATTATTTGTGTTCCGTTTGATCTTTCGGAAACCTCCGGGATAAATGAGATTGCAGACAGAGTGATAAGCGAGACCGGGAGAATTGATTTTCTGCTTAATATCGGAGGTATAAGCCAGCGAGCCAGAATTGAAGAGACGCCAATCTGGCTCGACAGGAAGATATTTGAAATCAATTACTTTGGAACAATTGCTCTTACAAAAGCTGTACTGCCTTATATGATTAATCAGAAATCGGGACATGTACTTGCAACAAGCAGTATATCTGGAAGATTTGGATTCCCATTGCGTTCAGCTTATTCAGCATCCAAACAGGCGCTGCATGGTTTCTTTGAAACACTTTATCTCGAAAACAAACAAAATAATATCAGATCCTCTGTTATTATTCCAGGAAGAGTAAGGACCTCTATTTCATTTCATGCATTAACTTCCGATGGCAAGGAACATGGAAAGATGGATGACGGACTCGCAAAAGGTCTACTGCCTGATAAAGCTGCAAAAATAATCATTAAAGGAATTTTAAGGAACAAACGTGAGATACTTGTCGGGCAGGGAGAGATGCTGATGTTGCATATAAGGAGATACCTGCCATGGCTCTTCTTCAGAATTGCAGATAAGGTGAAAAGTACTTAA
- the lnt gene encoding apolipoprotein N-acyltransferase, with amino-acid sequence MNKYVLVALSLTGGILTGLAWTGWCSGLILLISFLPFFLIENHLFHNPRKFSINAFFIYLLPGFVIFSIIAIGWMRVASITGAIAVIMGLSFLMSFSLWLAHVARIKSGNTVGLISFFSFWLAYEYLSLNVNIVSPWLNLGNGLAKDIAFIQWYEVTGTAGGTIWILASNLLLATFLLKSMESKSRSSLYLALWILLIIIPSSISLIRYKTIEYNRGAPEEVVIVQPNIDPYTQKFEIPFKEQLNNVVFLAGTRATDKTRWIITPETTVDDPVNLDDLNNDEYIKMIKDLVTGFPAASVVTGLVTYRIYPPAASAPTISARKIDSTGLYYDHFNSALKTDTGNIIEVYHKSKLVPGIEMQFSTGPGRFIAAILPKLGGTKWGYGIQEERSVFENNTTSGKTAPIICYESVFGEYVTGYVRNGANSLFIITNDGWWKGTYGYKQHLSYASLRAIETRRPVARAGNTGVSCIIDIRGKREQETEWWTRDVIKGDIFPESAVTPYVRYGDYLLRIGTLLSIIIILVIFIAIPARKKLKMF; translated from the coding sequence ATGAATAAGTATGTACTTGTAGCACTGTCACTTACCGGAGGAATACTTACCGGACTTGCCTGGACAGGCTGGTGTTCAGGCCTCATTCTTCTCATTTCATTTTTACCCTTCTTTCTGATAGAGAACCACCTTTTCCATAACCCCCGTAAATTCAGCATAAATGCATTTTTCATATATCTGCTTCCGGGTTTTGTCATTTTCAGCATAATAGCTATCGGATGGATGAGGGTTGCAAGCATCACCGGGGCAATCGCTGTTATCATGGGACTATCCTTCCTGATGTCATTCTCACTATGGCTGGCTCATGTGGCACGAATAAAAAGCGGCAATACTGTTGGTCTGATTTCATTTTTCTCATTCTGGCTTGCCTATGAATATCTGAGTCTGAATGTCAATATTGTATCTCCGTGGCTGAATCTTGGAAACGGATTGGCAAAGGATATAGCATTCATTCAATGGTATGAGGTTACCGGAACTGCAGGAGGTACAATATGGATCCTCGCTTCAAACCTTCTGCTGGCAACTTTCCTTTTAAAATCGATGGAAAGTAAATCACGCTCCAGTCTGTATCTGGCACTTTGGATCCTGTTAATCATTATTCCGTCGTCAATCTCACTAATCAGATATAAAACGATAGAATATAACAGAGGCGCACCTGAGGAGGTTGTAATTGTACAACCCAATATAGATCCATATACACAGAAATTCGAAATCCCCTTTAAAGAACAGCTTAACAATGTTGTATTTCTTGCGGGAACCAGAGCAACTGATAAAACCAGGTGGATAATTACTCCCGAAACCACTGTTGATGATCCGGTTAACCTTGATGATCTGAATAACGACGAATATATAAAGATGATAAAGGATCTTGTTACCGGATTTCCTGCCGCATCGGTTGTTACCGGACTGGTCACATACAGAATCTATCCGCCGGCAGCCTCAGCCCCGACAATCAGTGCAAGAAAAATCGATTCAACAGGTTTATACTATGATCATTTCAATTCAGCTTTGAAAACAGATACCGGAAATATAATTGAGGTTTATCATAAATCTAAGCTGGTCCCGGGGATAGAGATGCAGTTTTCAACCGGTCCTGGAAGGTTTATTGCAGCTATTCTGCCCAAACTCGGAGGTACGAAATGGGGCTATGGTATTCAGGAGGAGAGGTCAGTTTTTGAAAACAATACAACTTCGGGTAAAACAGCCCCGATTATCTGCTATGAATCAGTTTTTGGTGAATATGTAACCGGATATGTCAGGAACGGAGCCAATTCGCTTTTTATAATTACCAATGATGGCTGGTGGAAAGGTACTTATGGCTATAAACAACACCTCTCCTATGCCTCACTCAGAGCAATTGAAACAAGGCGACCAGTTGCCAGAGCCGGCAATACCGGAGTTTCATGTATAATTGACATCAGGGGAAAAAGAGAGCAGGAGACCGAATGGTGGACACGCGACGTTATTAAGGGTGACATTTTTCCTGAATCTGCTGTTACTCCATATGTCAGATATGGAGATTACCTGCTGCGGATAGGAACTCTGCTCTCAATTATTATCATTCTGGTAATATTCATTGCAATACCTGCAAGAAAAAAATTAAAAATGTTTTAA
- a CDS encoding 50S ribosomal protein L25/general stress protein Ctc, which yields MKTIEIKGSFRTELGKKSSKQSRKAGNVPCVIYGKEENIHFQAPELSFKNLVYTPEAHLVKLVIDNKEFNVVLKDMQFHPVSDKILHADFVEIFDDKPVVISIPIKITGDSVGVIAGGKLSIKRRNLKVKGLPKDLPEHLTIDITNLKIHEGVKVGDLSFDKIELLDPKKSMVLTIATSRVAAKSEEEVAAEAATEATNAAAHAAAAPAAEEK from the coding sequence ATGAAGACAATTGAGATCAAAGGTTCATTCAGAACAGAATTAGGAAAAAAAAGCTCTAAACAGTCAAGAAAAGCCGGTAATGTACCATGTGTTATCTATGGTAAAGAGGAAAACATTCATTTCCAGGCACCTGAACTGAGTTTCAAAAACCTCGTTTATACACCTGAAGCACATCTTGTTAAACTGGTTATCGATAATAAAGAGTTTAATGTTGTGTTGAAAGATATGCAGTTTCACCCTGTAAGTGATAAAATTTTACACGCCGATTTTGTTGAGATTTTTGACGACAAACCAGTTGTAATAAGTATTCCAATAAAAATTACCGGAGATTCAGTTGGTGTTATCGCCGGAGGTAAACTGAGTATTAAAAGAAGGAACCTAAAAGTAAAAGGTTTACCAAAAGATCTTCCTGAGCATCTTACAATAGATATCACCAACCTTAAAATTCATGAAGGAGTAAAAGTTGGCGATCTCTCATTTGACAAGATAGAATTACTTGATCCGAAAAAATCGATGGTTCTTACTATTGCAACTTCAAGGGTTGCTGCGAAGAGTGAAGAAGAAGTTGCTGCGGAAGCTGCTACTGAAGCTACAAACGCTGCTGCACATGCAGCCGCTGCTCCTGCTGCTGAAGAAAAATAA
- a CDS encoding T9SS type A sorting domain-containing protein, whose amino-acid sequence MKRLIFILFAMFSVFSVYGQVKQEVIASAGGYNTGGNLSISWTLGETIIPTFQNGNLILTHGFQQQLIITSVEENIDILVNIKVFPNPASDNLNIRFEEPIDGEVVITIIDSQGRLIKTETIEATTTEKQISLQELGGGVYFLRMTKGKLVNVYKVVKL is encoded by the coding sequence ATGAAACGGTTGATTTTCATTTTATTTGCGATGTTTTCTGTATTCTCTGTTTATGGTCAGGTGAAGCAGGAAGTTATTGCAAGTGCAGGAGGCTATAACACTGGTGGCAACTTATCCATAAGCTGGACACTTGGTGAAACAATAATTCCTACATTTCAGAACGGAAATCTGATTCTGACACATGGGTTTCAGCAACAGCTTATAATCACATCGGTTGAGGAGAATATTGATATCCTTGTAAATATTAAGGTTTTTCCTAATCCGGCCAGTGATAATCTGAATATCAGATTTGAAGAACCGATCGACGGAGAGGTAGTTATTACTATCATTGATTCGCAGGGGAGATTAATTAAAACAGAAACAATTGAGGCAACAACAACAGAAAAGCAGATAAGTCTCCAGGAACTGGGAGGAGGAGTCTATTTTCTCAGAATGACAAAAGGTAAACTTGTAAACGTATATAAAGTTGTGAAACTTTAA
- a CDS encoding 1-acyl-sn-glycerol-3-phosphate acyltransferase, whose amino-acid sequence MGKQNIENYSVGYALLNATAGFWHNNVFYRKVIALGKENIHPEDHKIFAPNHQNALMDALAVLFTQKEPLIFLARGDIFKKKFIASILYFLKILPVYRMRDGYSSLKGNDDTFARTIEVIQKKNGLVILPEGDHAGFRRLRQLKKGICRLAFQSDEATGFKLNLKIIPVGIEYTHYNRYRQVLTVVYGKPVEVSEFYELYKVSPERALNELRAKLSEEMKKNMIHIESEEDYEAIDELRSMINGKFSDDIKFPKINRDRILISKLNNLKSSDLPLYQRICALSLEVKNKAKELNTDYRLLEKKKHPLGWLIAGMVGIILTFPIFIYGNIFNLTFLEIPNLQIRKIKDPQFHSSVKYTVSLILAFIFLPVYLILSLFIFSSWWLGLLIFFTLPASGLFAWNYYLQFRRIKGGFRIRNLIREKNINLLSLQKSHNELVNLVAAL is encoded by the coding sequence ATGGGGAAACAAAATATTGAAAACTATTCGGTCGGGTATGCATTGCTTAATGCCACTGCAGGATTCTGGCACAACAATGTTTTTTACAGAAAAGTAATTGCTCTGGGAAAAGAAAATATCCATCCTGAAGATCATAAGATCTTTGCTCCTAATCATCAGAATGCTTTGATGGATGCACTTGCTGTTCTCTTCACACAGAAAGAGCCGCTTATTTTCCTCGCCAGAGGTGACATATTCAAAAAGAAATTTATCGCTTCAATTCTATATTTCCTGAAGATTCTTCCCGTCTACAGAATGCGCGACGGTTACAGCAGCCTCAAGGGAAATGATGATACTTTTGCCCGGACAATTGAGGTAATTCAGAAGAAAAACGGGCTGGTCATTTTACCGGAGGGCGATCATGCAGGATTCAGAAGACTCAGACAGCTGAAAAAAGGAATTTGCCGTCTCGCTTTTCAATCAGATGAAGCAACAGGTTTCAAGCTAAACCTGAAAATAATACCTGTAGGTATTGAATATACTCACTACAACCGGTACAGGCAGGTGTTGACAGTGGTATACGGTAAGCCTGTTGAAGTGTCAGAGTTCTATGAACTTTACAAAGTCAGTCCTGAAAGGGCCCTTAACGAATTGCGGGCTAAACTTTCGGAGGAGATGAAAAAGAATATGATTCACATCGAGTCAGAAGAGGATTATGAGGCTATTGATGAACTAAGAAGTATGATAAACGGAAAGTTCAGCGATGATATCAAATTCCCGAAAATAAACCGCGACAGGATTCTCATCAGCAAGTTAAACAATCTGAAATCTTCAGATCTTCCTTTGTATCAGAGAATATGTGCCCTTAGTCTGGAAGTTAAGAATAAAGCCAAAGAACTTAATACTGATTACAGATTGCTGGAAAAAAAGAAACATCCATTGGGCTGGCTGATTGCCGGAATGGTTGGAATTATTCTGACATTCCCTATTTTCATTTACGGGAATATCTTTAATCTTACATTCCTGGAGATTCCAAATCTGCAGATCAGAAAAATTAAGGATCCACAGTTTCATTCTTCTGTAAAATATACTGTGTCATTAATACTGGCATTTATTTTTCTTCCGGTTTATTTAATACTTTCTCTTTTTATCTTCTCATCATGGTGGCTTGGATTGCTTATATTCTTTACACTGCCAGCATCAGGTCTGTTTGCCTGGAACTATTATTTACAGTTCAGAAGAATTAAAGGCGGTTTCAGGATAAGAAATCTTATCAGGGAGAAAAACATTAACTTACTGTCGCTCCAAAAGAGCCACAATGAACTGGTAAATCTGGTTGCAGCTTTATAG
- a CDS encoding aminoacyl-tRNA hydrolase, translating into MKYLIVGLGNIGEEYKNTRHNIGFTVLDAMAMASNIFFTDKRYGAVCQMKYKGRELILLKPSTYMNLSGNSVNYWLKKENIPVENMLVIVDDLALPTGTIRMRPKGSDGGHNGLAHISSILATTEYPRIRIGIGNGFSKGKQVDYVLGTWSADEKKIMDDRVSIVVEMIKSFAFTGLERTMTAFNKVGKFTPPETTTPEAASK; encoded by the coding sequence ATGAAATATCTGATAGTTGGCCTGGGCAACATAGGTGAAGAGTATAAGAATACTCGTCATAACATAGGATTTACTGTATTGGATGCCATGGCTATGGCATCCAATATTTTTTTTACGGACAAGCGCTACGGGGCTGTCTGTCAGATGAAATATAAAGGCCGCGAGCTTATTCTGCTCAAACCATCAACCTATATGAACCTTAGCGGCAACTCAGTAAATTACTGGCTGAAAAAGGAGAATATCCCTGTTGAAAATATGCTGGTTATTGTGGATGATCTGGCTCTCCCAACCGGTACTATAAGAATGAGGCCAAAAGGCAGTGACGGCGGCCATAACGGACTGGCGCATATCAGCAGCATACTGGCCACAACTGAATACCCTCGCATACGAATAGGTATCGGGAACGGATTCAGCAAAGGAAAGCAGGTTGACTATGTACTCGGGACATGGTCGGCTGACGAAAAGAAAATAATGGATGATCGGGTTTCCATTGTTGTTGAGATGATAAAGTCGTTTGCCTTTACCGGACTGGAGCGCACAATGACAGCTTTTAACAAAGTCGGTAAATTCACCCCGCCAGAGACAACCACTCCGGAAGCAGCTTCGAAATAA
- a CDS encoding dipeptidase yields the protein MKVLVYIFIGLFLLSGCRSSDEQLTRKADRIHASILTVDTHCDTPMDFSDPNFDLGVRHDEGCVDFPRMIEGGLHAEFFAVFIGQGPRDDSSFTKVHNQALDIFNSIHKNVEKNSAVAEMAYTADDAYRIKKDGRIAAFIGLENGYPIGNDISRVKQYYDLGARYITLSHSRNNDICDSSTDPEGPESNGLSPFGIQVVKEMNRLGMMVDISHISDKSFFDVLKYSTAPVIASHSSCRALCGSPRNLTDDMLLALKENGGVIQICILGNYLRTPEPNPELDAKLKELQTKYGDYGALSEDSKKIVRAEYRAIQKKYEKPATVMDVVDHIDHAVQIVGIDYVGIGTDFDGGGGVEGCRTAAEMKNITIELLRRGYSKSEITKIWSGNIMRVMRKAEEVSSSLSRTSAS from the coding sequence ATGAAAGTACTCGTATATATTTTTATTGGTCTGTTTTTGCTTTCAGGCTGCCGTTCAAGCGATGAGCAACTTACAAGGAAGGCTGACAGAATTCATGCATCAATTCTCACCGTGGACACACACTGTGACACACCTATGGATTTTTCAGATCCCAATTTTGATCTTGGTGTAAGGCATGACGAAGGGTGTGTAGATTTTCCAAGGATGATCGAAGGTGGTCTGCACGCAGAATTTTTTGCTGTTTTTATTGGTCAGGGACCACGTGATGATTCATCCTTTACAAAAGTGCATAATCAGGCACTTGATATCTTTAATTCAATACATAAGAATGTAGAAAAGAACTCAGCTGTGGCAGAAATGGCATATACCGCAGATGATGCATACAGAATAAAGAAAGATGGCAGGATTGCAGCATTTATTGGTCTGGAGAACGGGTATCCTATCGGAAATGATATTTCCAGAGTGAAACAGTATTACGATCTGGGAGCAAGGTATATAACATTATCACATTCAAGGAACAATGATATTTGTGACTCATCAACCGATCCCGAGGGACCCGAGAGCAATGGCCTTTCCCCGTTTGGGATTCAGGTTGTAAAAGAAATGAACAGGCTTGGTATGATGGTTGATATCTCACACATATCAGATAAATCTTTTTTTGATGTACTGAAATACTCTACTGCTCCTGTAATTGCATCACATTCTTCATGCAGGGCCCTTTGCGGCAGTCCGCGTAATCTTACCGATGATATGCTTCTTGCTCTTAAAGAGAACGGAGGTGTAATACAGATTTGTATCCTCGGAAACTACCTCAGAACCCCCGAACCTAATCCTGAGCTCGATGCGAAGCTAAAGGAGCTTCAAACTAAATATGGTGATTATGGTGCCTTATCGGAAGATTCTAAAAAGATTGTTAGAGCAGAGTACAGGGCAATTCAGAAAAAATATGAGAAGCCGGCAACTGTAATGGATGTTGTTGATCATATCGACCATGCAGTGCAAATAGTTGGTATCGACTATGTTGGTATAGGAACTGATTTTGATGGAGGGGGAGGAGTAGAGGGCTGCAGAACAGCTGCTGAAATGAAAAACATAACAATCGAATTACTTCGTCGCGGATATTCCAAATCTGAAATCACAAAGATCTGGAGCGGCAATATTATGAGAGTAATGCGGAAGGCAGAAGAAGTTAGCTCTTCACTCTCGAGAACCTCAGCGTCTTAA
- a CDS encoding DMT family transporter, whose translation MAEKRKIWHWLVLALLSLIWGTSYILMKKGLESFTSLQVGSLRILITFLCLLPIALKNLSKLNRSNILSIFLIGLMGSAIPAFLFPLAETRISSSLAGMLNALSPVFTLLLGIFVYKRQAIKTQIAGIFLGLIGAAGLLYNGSMTINYYGLFVVLATLMYGFSSNEVSKVKNMNGIQIAALSFFLTSPIAIIYLLFSDISSAVHTPNWVMNLSYIAVLAVFGSAFALALFYVLIRDTSPIFGATVTYFIPIVATIWGFLDNEQFSYSMLISVSVIFIGVYIINRPAFLMRMVKRNE comes from the coding sequence ATGGCTGAAAAAAGAAAAATATGGCACTGGCTGGTACTGGCTCTTCTGTCCTTGATCTGGGGGACAAGTTATATACTTATGAAAAAGGGGCTTGAGTCATTCACTTCTTTACAGGTCGGGTCCCTGAGAATCCTCATCACGTTCCTGTGTCTGCTGCCGATAGCTCTTAAAAATCTCAGCAAACTTAACAGATCAAATATATTATCAATCTTTCTCATTGGGCTCATGGGAAGCGCTATTCCTGCATTTCTCTTCCCGCTTGCCGAAACAAGGATCAGCAGCTCACTGGCCGGCATGCTTAATGCTCTTTCTCCTGTATTTACCCTTCTGCTTGGAATTTTTGTCTACAAACGTCAGGCAATAAAAACACAGATAGCAGGGATTTTTCTTGGACTTATCGGAGCAGCTGGTTTGCTTTACAATGGTTCCATGACCATTAACTATTATGGCTTATTTGTTGTTTTAGCAACCCTCATGTATGGTTTCAGCTCAAATGAAGTATCCAAAGTAAAGAATATGAACGGAATTCAGATTGCCGCCTTATCTTTCTTTTTAACCAGTCCAATAGCAATAATTTACCTGCTGTTTTCTGACATATCCTCGGCAGTACATACTCCAAACTGGGTGATGAATCTAAGCTATATTGCAGTTCTTGCAGTATTCGGAAGTGCTTTCGCCCTAGCTCTTTTTTATGTTCTGATAAGAGATACTTCTCCAATCTTCGGAGCCACAGTTACTTATTTCATTCCAATCGTGGCAACTATCTGGGGATTTCTGGATAATGAGCAATTTTCTTACTCAATGCTTATTTCAGTCAGTGTAATTTTTATCGGGGTGTACATTATTAACAGGCCCGCCTTTCTTATGAGGATGGTAAAAAGAAATGAATAA